In the genome of Syntrophorhabdaceae bacterium, the window TACCCTTATTCATATTGATGGGTCAGGTTGCATTCAATTCGGGTATTGCAAAGAGGCTCTTCGATGCGGCATATAAATTTATCGGTCATATTCCCGGTGGTCTCGCAATGGCCACGGTGGCCGGGGCAACGGCATTCAAGTCAATTTGCGGGTCTTCACCCGCCACGGCGGCAACCTTCGCCAGCGTCGCAGTGCCTGAGATGGACCGGTACGGCTACGACAAAAGGCTCTCCACAGGTATCGTCTCAAGCGTGGGAACCCTGGGCGTTCTTCTTCCGCCGAGCGTGACCCTCATTATTTTCGGCATTATCACCGATCAGTCCATTGGTAGGCTTTTTCTTGCAGGCATCTTTCCCGGTCTTCTCATTGCCTGCTTCTTTGTCTGCATCATTTACGGATGGTGCAAGATGAATCCCAAGATAGGACCGAAGGGGCCCAAGTCATCGTGGGGTGAAAGAATGAAATCGATTCCCGAGGTAGGGTGGGTCGTGCTTATCTTCATCCTCGTCATCGGCGGAATTCTGAAGGGTTTCTTCACACCTACCGAGGCAGGCAGCGTCGGCACCTTTCTCGTGCTCTTTCTCACCTTCAGCAAGAGAGACCTCAACCTCAGGGGCTATATAAAATCAGTGATGGAGTCGGTGAGGACGGCATGCATGGTTCTCATGCTTATCGCGGGCTCCACAGTGCTCGGTCACTTTATCGCCGTCACCAAAATCCCCATGATCGCTGCGGACTGGATTACAAGTCTTCCCCTCCATCCTGCGATCATTCTTATCTTCATATCTCTCATCTATCTGGTCGGCGGGTCATTCATCGACGACCTTGCCTTTATGATCCTTGCAACACCCATATTCTTTCCGGCGATCCAGAAGCTCGGGTATAACCCGCTCTGGTTCGGAATGATGATAGGCATCACGGTCATGATAGGCGTGGTGGTGCCTCCGGTTGCAATAAACGTCTTCGTGGTGAAGCAGATCACGAAGACGCCCTTCAGCGTGATCTATGCCGGGGTTTACCCATTCCTCATAAGTCTTGTGGTAGGCGGCATAGTGCTCTTCGTCTTTCCCCAGCTCGCCACCTGGCTGCCGGGCGTATTGATGCCGAGTTAAGGCATATCTGAAATCAAGAAACGCATAAAAGAAGGGGTCTCTCGTGAGAGACCCCTTCTTTTATGCACCCTTCTTCAATAAAGCGCCAGAATCGATGCCGGAAGGGGGAGGTTGTGATTTCCGCAGCGCTCACGATAAAATTTAGAGACCCGGAATGCATTAAACGTTTGACATAAGCCGCGGTTATGTATTATAAAGAAGCACTACGCGGGAATAACTCAGCGGTAGAGTGCAACCTTGCCAAGGTTGAAGTCGCGGGTTCAAATCCCGTTTCCCGCTCCATTTACGAAGGTGAAAGCGAATAGCCGTGAACAGCGGCTATCGCTTTTGTTCCCTCGCTTACCAGTGTGCATGGCGGCATAGCCAAGTGGTAAGGCAGCGGTCTGCAAAACCGTTATTCTCCGGTTCAAATCCGGATGCCGCCTCCAATTTATCCGTTACAATCGAAACATATTCCGCATTTATGGGTCCCGGCTTTCCGACGGGAAGATTTTGACCTCCCCGCGCCGCGAGTGCAGGCCGGTTTTCCAAATAGGATAATCAGGAATAAATTCAGGTTCTTGAAGTTGCGGCCAATCGGACCGTGGTCGGTCTTTCGCCCAGCCGATGAAACCGGTCCTCTTATTCAGGAAAACTCATCGTTTTATTCAATTACGAAATCCCAGGCCGTATCCTCTATCCACAGACAATAATACCCTCTGCCCAGGAGTCCTTTCGGTTTAATGACGTGGAGATTGTTTCCCCTGTCCTGAACTGTTATGTCGACGTTCTTGCCGAATATAAAACGCGGTTTGCCGAGAGCAGATGCCTGGACAAAGAGGAGGGGATTCATGGTGAGAACTTCCATGTTGCGGGGGCCGTAAATCAGGAAATATTCAAGGTCCTTGAGGGGGAACCGCGCAGGGTTGTTGCTCTCGATGAAGAGCATCCCCTGTTCGTCAAAGACCACATTGGGAATAAGTCTTTTAAGGCCCGCAGCGGTCTTGATATAAGTCCCGAATTCTTTCGGCGCCTGAATTTTGACTTCTTTCGCATAGAGAGGGGAAAGAAGGAGAAAGGCAACAACAACGCCCATGAGGATGCGGCCCAATCGACAATATATGT includes:
- a CDS encoding TRAP transporter large permease, which translates into the protein MNEVVVGIIGLAVVLILFLTGIELAFAMIVIGFLGFGYLISWNAAFNLLAKDFFDVLNTYGFTVIPLFILMGQVAFNSGIAKRLFDAAYKFIGHIPGGLAMATVAGATAFKSICGSSPATAATFASVAVPEMDRYGYDKRLSTGIVSSVGTLGVLLPPSVTLIIFGIITDQSIGRLFLAGIFPGLLIACFFVCIIYGWCKMNPKIGPKGPKSSWGERMKSIPEVGWVVLIFILVIGGILKGFFTPTEAGSVGTFLVLFLTFSKRDLNLRGYIKSVMESVRTACMVLMLIAGSTVLGHFIAVTKIPMIAADWITSLPLHPAIILIFISLIYLVGGSFIDDLAFMILATPIFFPAIQKLGYNPLWFGMMIGITVMIGVVVPPVAINVFVVKQITKTPFSVIYAGVYPFLISLVVGGIVLFVFPQLATWLPGVLMPS